The Lycium barbarum isolate Lr01 chromosome 11, ASM1917538v2, whole genome shotgun sequence genome contains the following window.
AATGACGTGTAGCACTCCAGAGGCTTACAGTATATATtttaactacaacaacaacaacaacataccagtgGAATTCcactggggagggtagagtatacacagaccttacccccatcATGAACgctagggaggttgtttccgaaagaccttcGGCTTAAGAGACAGGGTCTATTTTAACTCTATATAAAAAATCATCTCCCCCATGGATTGACCAGAAAGTGAAATTTATATTTTTGTGGAATGGATACTTGCAGATAGTCTAGAGAAATCggatggaaaggaagaaaaagtACTTTTCTGGATTTTGCCATTATCAGCTGGTGTGATTCTGGTAATCCTTAGCATGTTGATCTACCATAGAAGAAGGAAGAAGGCTTCAGAGCTAAAAAAGAAAGGTAAATAGGATAAGTCCCTTTTTTTCCTAGCATCTGACCAAAATAGAGATTTAAATATAATAGTTAAAAGAACTTCATATTTGTGCTTAAACAAAATTCACTTCTTTTGCTTTTGGCAGGTAGGTCGGGACGCAATGACAACTACAGTATGGGTTACAGTAGTTGTGCTGAAGAATTTGAGATACCACTGTTTGATTTATCTACCATAATGAAGGCTACCAATAACTTTTCAATTGACAGAAAGATTGGAGAGGGGAGCTTTGGACCTGTTTACAAGGTATAGCTGGGGCGCAGGGCAAAAGCTTCCTAGTCCTATAGAGTAAAGCTGCATCCTTAGATTCAGTATAGAAGTTGTATGATGGAAGGCAATAAGGCGTTATGAAATAAAACTTTGCTTTGTGAAAACAAAGGAGACATATACAATAGCTAAGGAAGAACAGTGGGTAGGGGGAATGTCCTTCTGGTACGACAACTTGTAGGACAATCTTTTGTTTTTCCAATGGTTGTTGTCTAACAAGTAGCTCCAGCTACTCAGCAAAGAGCCTTTACAATTTACAATAACGTGCTGAAGGAGTAACACATTACTCTTTGGGTGGAACTGTCAGATTACTCGATGATAATATAGTTTGTTTAAGAAGAGAGAGTAGTTAATTCCTTATAATCATTTATTTGTTTATCTTTAACATAGTGACAACACTTGTTCCCCCATCAATAGGGAAAAAAAATGTGTCGGAACTGATCATCACTTATTAATTAGACTAGTGAGCGAAATACAACAAAACAAGGATTTGGTGGAACATAACTAATTCGCTCTTTCTAATTGGAACGTAATTGACTCTGTGTAATTCTTACATCAAGTTAGGTATTGAAAATATTAACATGCGAAAATTGTGATGTTTAGGGTATACTTGAAGGACAGGAGATAGCTGTCAAGCGGCTGTCCAGAACTTCCACACAAGGAGAAAGTGAGTTCAAGAATGAAGTTCTATGTATTGCAAAACTTCAGCACAGGAATCTGGTGAACATTCTTGGCTGCTGCAGTGACGGGGAAGAAAAGATGTTGATCTATGAGTACTTTCCAAATGGGAGTCTCGACTCATTTATATTTGGTACTACTCTCCATCCAATATTGTGCAAATTAAATAATAATTGTACTGACGCCTATAATAGTACTTCAGTAATCTTATTCCAATTACGAAAGCTCCATAAAGCAGGAAAAAAGTTGATAGACGAAAACACGTTGTAGGAATATTATTTTCCCAACAAGACAAGGGACTGATTTTGTTTTAGATTTTATACTACTCCGTCAATGACCCGACAAAATTTTGGCATATGACACACAAAGCGAGGTATTAGACTGGCATAAGCGATTTCACATTATCAATGGTATAGCTCGGGGACTTATGTATCTGCATCAAGATTCTCAATTAAGAATAATTCACCGAGACCTGAAAGCTAACAACATTCTGCTAGACAAGGACATGAATCCAAAGATATCAGACTTTGGCTTGGCAAAAATATGTGAAGATGATGACGTTGAAGCCACGACTAACCGAGTTGTTGGAACATAGTAAGAACCTTCTACTGGGTAGTGATTTTCTGATAAAATTTACTGGGTGGTAATTTGAACTTAAGAAGAATCTTCAGATAGTTAAGGCATGTTTTCCAGCATTAGTAATTCTAATTTTGCGCACATTTTAATGCAGTGGGTACCTCTCACTGGAATATGCATTGCACGGGAAATACTCAGTAAAATCAGATGTATTTAGGTTTGGTATTTTAGTATTGGAAATTGTGAGTGGGAAAAGCAACAGAAAATTCTCTCATCCAGATCATAACCTTAATCTACTCGGGCATGTAAgattttatttgttttatttactCATTCCTTGGTGTATGTTATCTACTAGTAACAGATATCTTGCAAAGCTACTCCTGCTAATTAGCTTGCAATATCTACAGGCATGGAAACTTTATAAAGAAGGGAGGTCAATAGAACTACCTGATAAATGCCTAGGTGATTCATGTTCAACATCAGAAGTGGTACGATCAATCTGTGTTGGTCTATTATGTGTCCAACAATGCCCAGAAGATCGTCCTAGTATGTCTTCCGCCGTTCTGATGTTAAACAATAAAGGTTTGTTGCCGTTGGCTAAACAGCCAGGTTTTTACATAGAAGAAAATGCACCGGGTGGTGAATTCACTCCAAGGCAATATGCACAGAGTACAGTGAGTGAGACCCCCATCACAATATTAGCTGCCCGATAGAAGATATTGGTTACTTGGTTGCTACAACCTTGCAGTTGTAATGATATTTTCTTTAATTCTCCGTAGGAATGTGGTGAAAATATTTTGTTCATGATTGTGCTTTTTCAGTTATgtcaaacatatgtatatgaaagctTGCTGACTGGCTATTACTTCTCAATCTTGTTTAATTTTGTTTTACGCAGCATATTTGATACTAGGTCTCACTttgtttgatcgattattttgCTTTCGTTTTTTGTAACATTCTATGTAAGTCGATTTTTTGtaacactctaccctccccagaccctacgatgtgggatttcactgggttgttgttggttgttgttgttgtctatGCAAGTCGATTGAGGTACTTCTGTTATGCAAAATTTGATGGCTGCACCTAATTTATTAGAGAATGCCGTGGGATTAGTAAGGGAAAGGTCACATTAATCAAGTTCAAAGCATTAGTCTCAAATCGAACACTAAATTTAATTAGAATAAGGTGATGTTATGCCGGTCCCTAAAACTGTTCTGTTACGTGTGCTAATCAGGTACATTTTAGATATAATGTTTCTTGCATAAAGAATTGACATTGATGAGGGTGTTTAGATATGGAATTTTTTTGGATTGTTATTATTGATTGCACCAGCAATTATAACCAACTTCTCAGATTCTCTATGCAATTTTCCGATATGTTGATGCTCTTCAACAGCAGTTATAACCAACTTCTCAGATCCACCTTTCTGGGGAGTAGTTTTTATACTCCCTCAGAGTGTTGTAAAGGGGGTGGATAACCTGTGTACAGACTATTTGTGGGGCAGTGATTAAAACCAGAGAAAGGTGGCACTTGTTGCTTGGGAGAGAGTTTGTAAACCTAAGAGATATGAGGGCCTGAATATAAGAAGCTGTAAGTTTTAGAATACTGCATCTGTGGGCAAACTGATGTGGTTGCTTAATGCAAGAAAGGAAGTTCTTTGGGTGAGATGGATCCATGGGGTTTATATGAAGCAGAACTTGGATATATGGACACACATTCCTCCATCAGATAGCAgctggtgttgacacccaattttggcctccttttttgtttaattaatttcactatgcttctcaaTCGTGAAAATTCCCCAaaaatgagtttggaatattttcaCTAATTATTACGCTATTTTTCGAGATATATTTCTCTAAAGTTAAGGACATTTTTTATCGTTTCTtagaaattacaaaaaaaaaaaatcatatttcataattATAAATGACTaaacatcattttttttaattaaaatcacTCGGAAAAATAATGTTGATATTCGTATATCAATATTGGCATTGACATTTTTCCTTTAATCCCGCTTATTACCGTATTAATCATCTtttgctctattttttttttaactaaatacgtatattaaattacttgtatTGTAATTTTTATAGGTATATATATTTGGGAATTAATTAGGACAACAACAACAgcctagtgaaatcccacaacgtggggcctggggagggtagagtgtacgcaaaccttactcctaccaaggtaggacggctgtttccaaaagaccctcggctcaataaaaaagcataaaaagaggtcagataaggctaagagattcaaagcgatatggaaatgaaataacgcaagcgacacaaataacataggataatcaaagcacaggaaataacagataatagcataaatcagagcacaagaaattatactgcgataatgtgactactaataagacaggataacgagactatctactaaccttctaccctaatttgggtcttccaaaccctcctatctaaggtcatgtcctcggtaagctgtaactcgccatgtcgtgtctaattacctctccccaatacttcttcggcctacccctacctcgtctgaaaccatccatggccaacctctcacacctccgcactggggcatttgtgtCTCTcatcttcacatgcccaaaccatctcaatctcgcttctcgcatcttgtcttccaccgaggccactcccccttgtcccgaatatcctcattcctaatcctgtcactcctggtgtggccacacatccatctcaacattctcatcttggcaactttcatcttttgaacgtgagatatcttaactggccaacactccgccccatacaacatagtcggtctaaccaccactttgtagaatttGCCcataagttgtggtggcaccttcttgtcacatagcactccggaagcaagtctccatttcatccaccctgccccaatacgatatgtgacatcatcatcaatctccccgttgccttgcataatagacccaagatacttaaaactacttttcttctggatggcttgggtaccaagactcacttccaagccagcctcctgaggtgcttcactaactTACACTCTAAATACTCTGTCTTGGTcttactcagcttaaaccctttagactccagagtatgtctccaaccctccaacATATTTTAATTAGGacaaagaagcatattttaattaattgattgaaGTAAAAAGGGATTAAGAAATCAAATCATCTACTAACAATTTGGGCCAATTCTTATTATACCTAAACCAAAATCAGTAGCCCAAAACATTCCTAGCCCAATTCCTCACCAACCCGACCCGAGCCCAACACCTCCAACTAAAACCCCTAACTTCTCCCTAACCAAACCTAACAGACCCCAACAAAAATCAGCAGCCCCAACGTCCACCTCCACCCCCCATCACGTCACTTCCATCGCTTCACCGCCACCGCACCCGCCGGACCACCGGACAAACTCCTGCGCCGACATCACCCATCTCTTATCACCTATCACCTTTTCCCTTTTTGAAGACGTTTCCAAAAGCTATAAATGGAGAGATTCTTAAATCCTTCGGTCTGGGAGAAAATCGTCCTTCAATTCGATGAACAATGGCAAGAACCACCATACTCTACACCCCAACGGCTCTTTCCCCTCCCAATCAGTTTGAAAAGGTGAGATTTTTCACCCCTTTCACCATCTCATCTGTTGAAGACGTCAATTTTTCCCCCTCTTTAATTCGAAATTCAAAGGCaaaagcttcttgaaaaaaaagTAAGGAAGAATCAGGAAGCAGTAGGTCGTAGTCCTAAAATCCCCTGTGTGTTAAGTGCATGTTGCCTGTTTTCTATCGCAATGACAAATTTGGTTAAAGTTATTATGAGTTGGTGAGTTCTGTTGTTATGGCTATAGGATTTTCAGATTTTTACATGAACATATGAAACTGTCCGCTCctgactgttttttttttttttctgtttatgGATGCCATGAAAGAATAGTATGAAATAGTGTTAACACGTCGTTAATCTTTAGCTAAGTGTCTCTCTTCTCTGTTCTTTTATTTGGTCATTGTAACTTAGAAGCCATAAGAATACACCTCCTAATTTGTTGCGGCAAACTTGTTAGCTCATTTTGGCTTTGTTTGAGCTTAGCTTCCGAATAATATTGGTACAAACCTAAGATGTGTTCATATTCTGCTTGGGTATTAGTTGTTGATAGGGAAAAGTTCAGTTCATTTCAGGTTTACTAGCAGGATATGAAACATTTCTACATGAAGCTATTGTGCGTTCTTCTTTAAGATCACTTATGGGGCATAAGCTTCATAAAAGTAGTTATCTAAATATTTTCGTCATATGAACATGAGTGAGGGTGTATTCTCTTTCTGGTTTTGTTCCTGAGAAAATGTTGCTATAGCACGTATGGAAGGAGATGTAGAATCTCTAGATTTTGATTTAAAGgtttatgcatatacataatcaaaaaaaaaaaaaaaggtgtactTCCATCTGTTTAAGTGTTTAGACTTTGGCatgatttgaaatatgatttATTTAGAAGAGAAAAAATGCTTTTGTTTGCCTAAATGTTAGCATGATTTATCTTCCTACTGATTCTTGTCTTAAGAGGTATATTTATCTTTTGTGTTATTCAAAGGGTATTTAGAACCATGAGTTTAGGATTTTTGATGTCCCAGAAAGGACATAATCACTGTTACAATGGCCTGGTCTTTGTTTTGGTATGATTTAAAAGCATGACTAAACTTCTTTGGACATGAAATGGTTATGTTCATCTAAATTTCCTTAAAACGAGTGTGATGCGTTCTTCTACTGTTCTGTGGTCTTGAAAGCACCTCTATTTTTTGTGCCTCCTGAAGAGTACTAGAAATGACGTGATAGGACTCCGGAGATCTTTGTCAGAGCATAATTTTGTTGTGGTTCAGAAGTGGAGATGTCTTTCTTAACTGGTTTGTAGAAGTTTGTATGCTACTAAAATATAGAAGTCTTACATGAAGGTAGTGCAGGTTGCGTCTGGTTTCAATAAACTTGTTTGAGGTCATGAATGTTTGCATCTAGAAACCACGCCTTTAGGGATTGCATCTAAACAATATTCTGGAAAAAATGATGCTGCCTAAAACCAATAAATATAGTTTCTGATTTTTTTTAGAAAGTTATTTGATCCTGTTTGCCTGGGATGTAGCTGCATAgttgaaggttttttttttttttttttgaaactggtaacttttTCTATATTTCGTATGTAGCATAGTTGAAGGTTTTGGACCGTTTAATTTCTTCATTCTGAGATTCAGACACTTGGGTGTAGAAACTCTTGTTTAAAATTTACTGATTTGGAGTTCGTTCTTTCTAAATTCTAAGATTTGGGGGAAATAAATTTAAGAATATGAATCTACTTCCTTCCTGGAATTTGGTTGGTTTGATTTTTAGAATTTAAGGTTGTTGGAAAAACTGAATAGGATTATAGAGCGGTGGTTTTGGTTTCATTTGTCTTTAATGTTTGTGGGTGCTTTCGATTTACTATCATAATATTTGGTTACGAGTAAGTTTATTACGAGTTCTGTGCCGTGATCATTTAGGGACTATAGACGCAGGGATCCTAAGACCTTCTAAATGAACTTGGCTATTTTGAAACATGGACATCTGTTTCATTCATAAACATGGTCAATACAAGGGGTATGCCGAAAGTTAAAAGAAtctacaaaatatgattctctacaAATTCTACCTAATCATCTATCAACAAGTAACTTTCTGTTTACACCAAAAGAAATAAGGGAACTGATTAGCACGATTTGCTACCACATTTCCAAAATTTGCCCCTACAATATGCAAAATGGTCTAGATATGTCCTCCATGAATAATTTGGGTGAATCTTGATTTCTCAAGatcaatcaacaacaacgacaagatacccagtgaaatcccacaatgtggggtttggggagggtttGGAcaagaccttacccctaccttcgAAGGTAGGGatgttgtttccgaaagaccctcggctcaagagaaagcttggcaaaaaaaaaaaaatcagataagGACAAACAATTCAAGGCAgcatgaaaatgaaaataacgaatgCGAAAAGCCATGATACAataatatggaaaaaaaaaatgagcagCTGTCACAGataaataatataatcgaagtacaagaaacaatagATAGTAACATaaatcaaaggacaagaaactatAAGGCAAAATTGCCACTACTAGTACAAAAAGGATAAGCGGGActatagcttttttttttttttttggtttcccatcCGGTGTCCGGTACCCGCATTGGGGCCAGACTAATCCGGATTCGTGCCGGGTAGTCCCACACTGGGGGGGGGGACACTCCCTAATAATGGTGGCTCCGTACCCAAGGGAGCTCGAATTCGAAACCTTGGTAAAGGATGGAATAGCACCAGCCATTACACCACAATCATCGTTGGCGGGACTATAGCTTATCAATTAACTAAAAACTCAACAACTAATCTTAGAGTTCAAATGAGAACAATGTAGTATATGATATATTCCATTTCAGAATGTTCAGCAATTAGCACACCAAATGAACAACTATAGCTCCATATAAGACTGAAACAATTAGAATAAAAAACTAAAATCAGTAAGCAAGGAAAAAAGTATCGTAGCATAAACTCACTTGTATTGAGGTTCGGCTATGTATTCAACAGTGCAGAATTAAGTACAGAGCTTCGCGAAACTCAACATTGCACTAAAGCAGAGAGAAAGGGGAAGTCAAAGGAGAAATATGAGACATTAAATTTTACACTAAAAAATGTCCACTTATATTTATATGAGGCTCCTTGCACACGTGGCTCCCATGTGACCCATTACCGGCTTCaagtaggggtgtcaatggtacggttcgagcggctattttataaaatttacacCATATCAATTTTTTGGTTATTTCATTTTGTAGAATCAAAAATAGACTTTTCGAAACCATCCCATCGTGTTGGTTTTCTTTTCGGTATCCGTACGGATCGgttaagttttgatttttttttaaaaaacatcatgcTATAGTCACTAGTAAAAGTTAAGACACAATATGATACATATTTCTATAGGACTTTGACAAAAACTCTGTAGATATCTTACTCATTaaaggtgatgaatcaagaaaacgTGAAAGACAACAAGAATACAGATTGATCCCATTATTTTACGGTAGTATAAAATAATGTTAAGTAAAAACCAAAAATATATTTTAGATTgcacaaggggggggggggggggggaaatcaAGATGAGACTGAAGAACTGAGACTACTAAGATTGAGTATCCAATAAGAGAATTTAAAATCATACGAGAGGAAAGATATAATATTTTGTAGCTTTCTATCCAAGATCGTTGGCCTTGTAGCTTATTAGTTACTACTTGAGATGCTAAAACTAACTTAATTTCAATAGGAGAAATATAATAGGTTTCACAGTTGGAACTTTAGGTGTTAATAATGTTGCCGACTTGTAATCATTTTCATCATCCCAAACTCAACGCAAAaattttaatatataaaatatattttacatatataaacttgttcggttcggttcggtattATTTCGGTTTATTTTTATACAATTAAAAACCTACCTAATTATTCAGTACAATTATGAATTTATATAAAAaccgtcggttttattaaaagaaacctaaaaaACGATTTGGTACGGTTCGGTCGGTTAAGTCGGTTTTTTGAAAATCATTGACACCCCTACCGGCTTGTTCCGATGGTTTTTTTATATGAGTGTAATTATTAAAGTGAACTGATCGCCCGTCATTATTGGATTTAAAAtatattctgaaaaatataaaacttTTGAAACTATTTACGCCTTGTAGTCCAATATGCAATATTATACTACAACATTATGCCGGGGGGAGAAAACATTAATGTATCAACTTTGTATAAAGTGCATAatagtgtataaaaggtgtttattaACAAATATGTTAAAAGATGAgacatgataaaaaaaaaatcggtcATAAGAATCTTATGATAATTAAAGTTATTTTATGAGGTAAAATTAAGAATGTTATAAAAATGTCTTTTTCCTTTCGCATGAATCTCGATATAACATCTAATATAATTCAACTTTATTTGTAGCGACATTTTTATTTTACTGTTTTGACCATCTAAatcaagaaaatatatatatatataaaagcacgAATATAAATATtgattgaccaaaatatccttcaaatattaaGCATAATAACTCATAATGGGAGGACACAACTAGAATATTATACTTTAGCCCATATAAAATCCTACCACTTTTTGGACATACTTCTTTCTAATACACGTTAGGCCATATTAAGAGTTAGTATTTAAGAAGGAATCTTTTTGCTAATGAGTTTTAATTTGAATAGGAATACAATGCATCGTCTTTCATTACAACCTTTTTTTAAAACGCTATATACCCACAAACACTTCAAGATATCCAAGAAAATTTCTTTTTCATCTTCGCATGTTTTCCAACTTCGTATGTTCTTTATTTCCAAAGGGGTGGCGTTTTCATATTCAGGTTGCTAAAGCTATTTTTTTTCCTTGAATCTTGATCAATGTTTTAAccttctttattttgttttgttgttCTTCATTTCACGTTTTAATTCTTAACGAAATAAAGTAATGTGTATATACAGTACTTTCCAATTctcttttccatatatacatgaTATGTTATTAATACACGGTTGCTGGTATTTTTATATCATGATGATATTGTGAAATCCCAAATTATACGGATATTCACTTTGTGAAATATTTGATTTGAAATTAACTGTTTTTGTTCTCCCAACTTTGATGTTGATAGGTCAGTTGAGAGTGTGGGATTCGAGGTACTTTGGAATGAAATTTAGGATTTTTTGACTTATATTATAATATTCAAGTTGTAAAATTGAAGTACATTATGTGTTTGAATTTATCTGCAAAGTGTATTTGATGCAACGACTACATCTAGGACTAAACTTTGAAACACTATGATGGATAATGATTTTAAGGACCAAAACTTTCTATAATTGAGTTGTTGGTTAATATACAAATTCACTTTAAATTACTATAATTCTGATATTTTACAAAGGGTCCTTTGATTCAAAGC
Protein-coding sequences here:
- the LOC132617655 gene encoding G-type lectin S-receptor-like serine/threonine-protein kinase SD1-1, which encodes MAASESDSLEKSDGKEEKVLFWILPLSAGVILVILSMLIYHRRRKKASELKKKGRSGRNDNYSMGYSSCAEEFEIPLFDLSTIMKATNNFSIDRKIGEGSFGPVYKGILEGQEIAVKRLSRTSTQGESEFKNEVLCIAKLQHRNLVNILGCCSDGEEKMLIYEYFPNGSLDSFIFDDTQSEVLDWHKRFHIINGIARGLMYLHQDSQLRIIHRDLKANNILLDKDMNPKISDFGLAKICEDDDVEATTNRVVGTYGYLSLEYALHGKYSVKSDVFRFGILVLEIVSGKSNRKFSHPDHNLNLLGHAWKLYKEGRSIELPDKCLGDSCSTSEVVRSICVGLLCVQQCPEDRPSMSSAVLMLNNKGLLPLAKQPGFYIEENAPGGEFTPRQYAQSTVSETPITILAAR